From the Sebastes umbrosus isolate fSebUmb1 chromosome 2, fSebUmb1.pri, whole genome shotgun sequence genome, one window contains:
- the c2h15orf48 gene encoding normal mucosa of esophagus-specific gene 1 protein, with the protein MVGFFQMLRKKKELIPLIGFMAFAAVGATSAALYFLFTKNDVILNRTKNPEPWERLDPSKPQKLITINQVWKPVEELEYVKSLTK; encoded by the exons atggTTGGATTTTTCCAAATGttgagaaagaaaaaggag CTGATCCCTCTGATAGGGTTCATGGCTTTTGCTGCAGTAGGAGCCACCTCTGCTGCTCTCTACTTTCTATTTACAAAAAATGATGTTAT TTTGAATAGGACCAAAAACCCAGAACCATGGGAGAGACTGGACCCATCAAAACCCCAAAAG CTCATCACCATCAATCAAGTGTGGAAACcagtggaggagctggagtaTGTGAAGAGCCTCACCAAGTAA